From a single Sphingobium lignivorans genomic region:
- a CDS encoding CAP domain-containing protein produces the protein MTDHSWHSRLCTGLLALAAPFAMGATDPMLNFEQRLLTTHNAERVKLGIEPLNWNAALARSAQSWADHLARNGQFEHAPENSREPVGENLWAGTKGHYTPEAMVDAWVREKRNFRRGTFPDNSITGRVEDVGHYTQVVWRATRQVGCARARGTQEDVLVCRYAQAGNYIGERPF, from the coding sequence ATGACGGATCACAGCTGGCACAGCCGCCTTTGCACCGGCCTTCTCGCCTTGGCGGCGCCATTCGCCATGGGCGCCACGGACCCGATGCTGAATTTCGAGCAGCGCCTGCTGACTACGCACAATGCGGAGCGCGTGAAGCTCGGGATCGAGCCGCTCAACTGGAATGCGGCACTGGCCCGCTCGGCCCAGAGCTGGGCCGATCATCTCGCGAGGAACGGCCAGTTCGAACATGCTCCGGAGAATTCCCGCGAACCGGTCGGCGAGAATCTCTGGGCGGGCACGAAAGGCCACTACACCCCCGAGGCGATGGTCGATGCATGGGTGAGGGAAAAGCGCAACTTCCGTCGCGGCACTTTCCCGGACAACAGCATCACCGGCCGGGTGGAAGATGTAGGTCATTACACGCAGGTCGTGTGGCGCGCGACAAGGCAGGTTGGCTGCGCGCGTGCGAGGGGCACGCAGGAAGACGTGTTGGTCTGCCGCTATGCGCAGGCCGGCAATTATATCGGGGAACGCCCCTTCTGA
- the greB gene encoding transcription elongation factor GreB — MSSPARPNYITPAGMMALRAEYDRLLSDERPKIVEIVSWAAGNGDRSENGDYLYGRKRMREIDRRLRWLSERMKAARVIDPRQQPDRSRIFFGATVTIADEDDQQRNVTIVGNDEADAGEGRIGWDTPLARALRGATVGDLRRVFLPGGEKEWEVVEISYPGDAVPTAPEAT; from the coding sequence ATGAGCAGTCCGGCCAGGCCGAACTACATCACGCCGGCCGGCATGATGGCGTTACGCGCGGAATATGACAGGCTGCTGTCCGACGAGCGCCCCAAGATCGTCGAAATCGTGAGCTGGGCTGCCGGCAATGGCGACCGCAGCGAGAATGGCGACTATCTCTACGGCCGCAAACGGATGCGCGAGATCGACCGGCGCCTGCGCTGGCTCTCCGAGCGCATGAAGGCGGCACGCGTGATCGATCCGCGTCAGCAGCCCGACAGGAGCCGCATCTTCTTCGGTGCCACCGTCACGATTGCGGACGAGGATGACCAGCAGCGAAACGTGACCATCGTCGGGAACGACGAAGCCGATGCCGGGGAAGGACGCATCGGGTGGGACACGCCTCTGGCGCGCGCCCTGCGCGGCGCGACGGTGGGCGATCTGCGGCGCGTTTTTCTGCCGGGTGGCGAGAAGGAATGGGAGGTCGTGGAAATCAGCTATCCGGGTGATGCCGTTCCCACTGCACCGGAAGCGACGTGA
- a CDS encoding GNAT family N-acetyltransferase encodes MMNEAISNSGGEEELVMESGSIVTDAPVIRAATPEDWPGIWSVIEPVIREGETYPLDRDLDESAARAYWFAADKSVFVALGPTGEVIGTYTLRPNSTGPAAHVANAGYAVRPDQRGKGVAQALCRHSLETARRQGYRAMQYNLVIATNHRAVRLWQHMGFTIIGALPGAFRHPKLGYVDAYIMYQEFTGPS; translated from the coding sequence ATGATGAACGAAGCGATCAGCAACAGCGGCGGCGAGGAAGAGCTTGTCATGGAATCCGGCAGTATAGTGACTGATGCGCCAGTCATACGCGCTGCGACGCCGGAGGACTGGCCGGGCATCTGGTCGGTCATCGAGCCTGTGATCCGCGAGGGTGAAACCTATCCGCTGGATCGCGACCTCGATGAGTCTGCGGCGCGCGCCTACTGGTTTGCGGCCGACAAGAGCGTCTTCGTGGCTTTAGGGCCCACGGGCGAAGTCATCGGGACCTATACGCTGCGGCCCAATTCGACCGGCCCGGCCGCGCATGTCGCCAATGCAGGCTATGCCGTCCGGCCGGACCAGCGCGGGAAAGGCGTCGCGCAGGCGCTGTGCCGCCACTCGCTGGAAACCGCCCGCCGGCAAGGCTACCGCGCGATGCAGTATAATCTCGTGATCGCGACCAATCATCGCGCCGTGCGGCTTTGGCAGCACATGGGCTTCACCATCATCGGAGCCTTGCCCGGCGCCTTCCGGCACCCCAAGCTCGGCTATGTCGACGCCTATATCATGTACCAGGAGTTCACCGGGCCGTCCTGA
- a CDS encoding lytic transglycosylase domain-containing protein, with product MYRMGKDLRLPAIVIAAALASGATSASAPQSATTVTWEAVRERIAASSASDAQITSAISEWRRLASSDALGFAAYADFLLAYPGWPDEGRLRGNAERLADPDMDDPGKIIRFFERYPATTAQGKAVHALALARLARFEDARGVARAAWIAGPMDPKYEEKLRGQFFSVFTADDHLKRADAALWRRRADVAERVLPSVPVTRQAVVAARIAFQRKAADAALKMGPADPVGAMDAGYLADKARWMAENGDNAGVRTLLANRMTLMQRPGDAERWYELLLAHARAAGSDGQWSNAYAIASKVDDAFEPGTDVSAQPLGVRDDYTSLVWLAGTAALNKLGRPADAEGMFVRYATGARSPQTVSKGYYWAGRAAAAAGRQSVANEHFARAATFPDQYYGQLALERQGKAIPAPAAAERRVELAAAQRKAFLSRPIVQATLKLGRDGAWMEQSRFVRALASTAETDEDHVLVAELSHMLGRPDLGVMVGRRAMANGLSGYADASFPRMKVPDRQQMNWTMIHAITRQESQFDRAIISRAGARGLMQLMPATAREVAGKIGMSYDTGSLFEPHYNIELGSTYFSQLLRYYGGSYPLAVAAYNGGMGNVNKWLKANGDPRLPGADIVQWIEDIPIYETRNYVQRVLENAVIYDLVNPTRQMASSSSSAPLSRYLGKQRPG from the coding sequence ATGTACCGCATGGGAAAAGACCTTCGCTTGCCCGCCATCGTCATCGCCGCGGCACTTGCCTCGGGGGCGACCAGCGCGTCCGCACCGCAGTCCGCCACGACCGTCACCTGGGAGGCGGTTCGGGAACGGATCGCTGCCAGCAGCGCCTCCGATGCCCAGATCACCTCGGCGATCAGCGAATGGCGGCGCCTGGCCTCCAGCGATGCGCTTGGCTTTGCCGCTTATGCTGACTTCCTGCTTGCCTATCCGGGCTGGCCCGACGAGGGCCGCCTGCGCGGCAATGCCGAGCGTCTGGCCGATCCGGACATGGACGACCCCGGCAAGATCATCCGCTTCTTCGAGAGATATCCGGCCACGACGGCGCAGGGCAAGGCTGTCCATGCGCTGGCGCTGGCGCGCCTTGCCCGGTTCGAGGATGCGCGAGGCGTGGCCCGCGCCGCCTGGATCGCGGGGCCGATGGACCCGAAATACGAAGAAAAGCTGCGCGGGCAGTTCTTCTCGGTTTTTACGGCGGATGACCATCTCAAGCGCGCCGATGCCGCGCTGTGGCGCCGTCGCGCGGACGTGGCCGAGCGCGTGCTGCCCTCCGTGCCCGTGACGCGTCAGGCCGTCGTCGCCGCGCGCATCGCATTCCAGCGGAAGGCGGCTGACGCGGCGTTGAAGATGGGGCCGGCCGATCCGGTCGGCGCGATGGACGCCGGCTATCTTGCGGACAAGGCCCGCTGGATGGCGGAGAATGGCGACAATGCCGGGGTGCGAACCCTTCTTGCCAATCGCATGACGCTCATGCAGCGGCCCGGCGATGCCGAGCGCTGGTACGAGCTGCTGCTCGCCCACGCACGGGCCGCAGGCTCCGATGGCCAGTGGTCGAACGCCTACGCCATCGCATCCAAGGTCGACGACGCCTTCGAGCCGGGAACGGACGTGAGCGCCCAGCCGCTGGGCGTGCGGGACGATTATACGAGCCTGGTCTGGCTCGCCGGGACGGCCGCACTCAACAAGCTTGGTCGCCCGGCCGACGCGGAAGGCATGTTCGTGCGCTATGCGACCGGCGCCCGATCACCGCAGACTGTATCGAAGGGCTATTACTGGGCAGGCCGCGCCGCCGCGGCCGCTGGTCGTCAGAGCGTCGCGAACGAGCATTTCGCGCGGGCCGCCACCTTCCCCGATCAATATTATGGCCAGCTCGCGCTGGAGCGGCAAGGCAAGGCCATTCCGGCACCGGCAGCCGCCGAACGACGCGTGGAGCTTGCCGCGGCACAGCGAAAGGCCTTCCTCTCGCGGCCGATCGTGCAGGCGACGCTCAAGCTGGGCAGGGATGGTGCATGGATGGAGCAGTCCCGCTTCGTGCGCGCTCTCGCCTCCACGGCCGAGACGGACGAAGACCATGTGCTCGTGGCCGAGCTGTCCCATATGCTGGGGCGCCCCGACCTGGGTGTCATGGTCGGCCGGCGCGCCATGGCGAACGGCCTCTCCGGCTATGCGGACGCAAGCTTCCCCCGCATGAAAGTGCCCGATCGCCAACAGATGAACTGGACGATGATCCATGCCATCACCCGGCAGGAGAGCCAGTTCGACCGTGCGATCATTTCCCGCGCCGGCGCGCGCGGCCTGATGCAGCTGATGCCGGCCACCGCGCGTGAAGTGGCGGGCAAGATCGGCATGAGCTACGACACGGGCTCGCTGTTCGAACCGCACTACAATATCGAGCTGGGCAGCACCTATTTCAGCCAGTTGCTGCGCTATTATGGCGGCAGCTACCCCCTTGCCGTGGCGGCCTATAATGGCGGCATGGGCAATGTGAACAAATGGCTCAAGGCCAACGGCGATCCGCGCCTGCCGGGCGCGGACATCGTGCAGTGGATCGAGGATATTCCGATCTACGAGACCCGCAACTATGTGCAGCGCGTGCTGGAGAACGCCGTGATCTACGATCTCGTCAATCCGACCCGGCAGATGGCGTCCTCCTCCTCCTCGGCGCCGCTCAGCCGGTATCTCGGGAAGCAGCGGCCGGGCTGA
- the dapA gene encoding 4-hydroxy-tetrahydrodipicolinate synthase, with product MFSGSIPALVTPFRDGRVDEAAFRAFVDWQIAEGSSALVPCGTTGESATMTIEEHNRVVRICVEQAAGRVPVIAGCGSNDTRIALEHMFAAQAAGAAAALVVAPYYNKPNQEGVYQHFAYLASRCDLPIVLYNVPSRTITDIGIPVMHRLAEEFSSIVGVKDATGNLGRVTAQRLACGPDFCQLSGNDETALGFNAMGGRGCISVTANIAPHLCAQFQNACLSGDWDTALHLQDRLYPLHDAMFCDSSPGPVKYALSRLREDMPAEVRLPITWPSGAARATVDRALEIAGLV from the coding sequence ATGTTTTCCGGTTCGATTCCTGCACTTGTCACGCCGTTCCGCGACGGACGGGTCGATGAAGCAGCGTTTCGCGCCTTCGTGGACTGGCAGATCGCCGAGGGATCCAGCGCGCTGGTGCCGTGCGGAACGACCGGCGAAAGCGCCACGATGACCATCGAGGAACACAACCGCGTCGTGCGAATCTGCGTCGAGCAGGCGGCGGGGCGCGTGCCGGTGATCGCGGGGTGCGGATCGAATGACACGCGGATCGCTCTCGAGCACATGTTCGCCGCACAGGCGGCCGGCGCTGCCGCCGCGCTGGTGGTCGCGCCTTATTACAACAAGCCGAACCAGGAAGGCGTCTATCAGCACTTCGCTTATCTGGCATCGCGCTGCGACTTGCCGATCGTGCTGTACAATGTGCCCAGCCGGACGATCACGGACATCGGCATTCCGGTCATGCACCGGCTGGCGGAGGAATTCAGTTCGATCGTCGGGGTGAAGGACGCAACGGGTAATCTTGGCCGCGTGACGGCTCAGCGCCTCGCTTGCGGGCCTGATTTCTGCCAGCTTTCGGGCAATGACGAGACGGCGCTGGGCTTCAATGCCATGGGCGGACGGGGCTGCATCTCGGTTACGGCGAATATCGCGCCACATCTCTGCGCGCAGTTCCAGAATGCCTGCCTGTCCGGTGACTGGGACACAGCGCTTCACCTGCAGGACCGTCTCTATCCGCTTCATGATGCCATGTTCTGCGATTCGTCCCCGGGTCCGGTGAAATATGCCCTGTCCCGACTGCGCGAGGACATGCCGGCGGAGGTTCGACTGCCTATTACATGGCCATCCGGTGCAGCGCGCGCGACCGTTGATCGGGCCCTCGAGATCGCGGGTCTGGTTTAG
- the aspS gene encoding aspartate--tRNA ligase: protein MHAYRTHTCGELRSTHVGETVRVSGWVHRKRDHGDLVFIDLRDHYGMVQLVTEVDGPVFSVIESLKAESVVTITGKVVARAAEAVNPNLSTGEIEIRAEDASVQSAAQELPLPVAGELDYPEEIRLKYRFLDLRRETLHANIMLRSNVIASLRQRMIGQGFTEFQTPILTASSPEGARDYLVPSRVHPGKFYALPQAPQMFKQLLMVAGFDRYFQIAPCFRDEDARADRSPGEFYQLDFEMSFVTQDDVFAAIEPVLHGVFEEFADWQGKKRTVSPLPFRRIPYREAMLKYGSDKPDLRNPILISDVSAHFVGSGFGRFASIVESGDVVRAIPAPGTAEKSRKFFDDMNAWAQSEGFAGLGYATRKGGEWGGPIAKNHGEDKMNALADALGLGPDDGLFFAAGKEAQAAKLAGLARTRVGEQLGLIDPDRFEFCWIVDFPMFEYDEDAKKIDFSHNPFSMPQGELEALETMDPLDILAWQYDIVCNGVELSSGAIRNHKPEIMYKAFEIAGYSREDVDTNFAGMINAFKYGAPPHGGSAPGVDRIVMLLADQPNIREVIVFPMTQKAEDLMMQAPAPATLKQLRELHIRIVEPQKG, encoded by the coding sequence ATGCACGCCTATCGCACGCACACCTGCGGGGAGCTTCGATCCACTCATGTCGGGGAGACGGTCCGCGTCTCCGGCTGGGTTCACCGCAAGCGCGACCATGGCGACCTCGTTTTCATCGATCTGCGCGATCATTACGGTATGGTGCAGCTCGTCACGGAAGTCGACGGGCCGGTCTTCTCCGTGATCGAAAGCCTCAAGGCGGAGAGCGTCGTGACGATCACCGGCAAGGTGGTCGCGCGTGCGGCGGAAGCGGTCAATCCGAACCTCTCCACCGGCGAGATCGAGATTCGCGCGGAGGATGCCAGCGTGCAGTCCGCCGCGCAGGAGCTGCCTCTGCCGGTGGCCGGCGAGCTGGACTATCCCGAAGAGATTCGCCTCAAATATCGTTTCCTCGATCTGCGCCGGGAAACGCTTCACGCCAACATCATGCTGCGCAGCAACGTCATCGCGTCGCTGCGCCAGCGCATGATCGGCCAGGGCTTCACGGAATTCCAGACACCGATCCTGACCGCGAGCTCGCCTGAGGGCGCGCGCGACTATCTGGTGCCCAGCCGCGTGCATCCGGGCAAGTTCTACGCGCTGCCCCAGGCGCCGCAGATGTTCAAGCAGCTCCTGATGGTGGCGGGTTTCGATCGCTATTTCCAGATCGCCCCCTGCTTCCGCGACGAGGATGCCCGCGCGGATCGCTCGCCCGGCGAGTTCTACCAGCTCGATTTCGAGATGAGCTTCGTCACGCAGGACGATGTGTTCGCGGCCATCGAGCCGGTCCTTCATGGCGTGTTCGAGGAGTTCGCCGACTGGCAGGGCAAGAAGCGGACGGTCAGTCCCTTGCCGTTCCGGCGCATTCCCTATCGCGAAGCGATGCTCAAATATGGCAGCGACAAGCCGGATTTGCGCAATCCCATCCTCATTTCCGATGTCAGCGCGCATTTCGTGGGTTCGGGCTTCGGCCGCTTCGCGTCGATTGTGGAGAGCGGCGATGTCGTGCGGGCCATTCCCGCGCCCGGCACCGCCGAGAAGAGCCGGAAGTTCTTCGATGACATGAACGCCTGGGCGCAGAGCGAGGGCTTTGCCGGTCTTGGCTATGCCACGCGCAAGGGCGGTGAGTGGGGCGGCCCCATTGCCAAGAACCATGGCGAGGACAAGATGAACGCGCTGGCCGACGCGCTCGGTCTCGGGCCGGACGACGGCCTGTTCTTCGCGGCCGGCAAGGAAGCGCAGGCAGCGAAGCTCGCCGGCCTTGCGCGCACGCGAGTCGGCGAGCAGCTCGGGCTCATCGATCCCGATCGCTTCGAGTTCTGCTGGATCGTCGATTTCCCGATGTTCGAGTATGACGAAGACGCCAAGAAGATCGATTTCAGCCACAATCCCTTCAGCATGCCGCAGGGCGAGCTGGAAGCGCTGGAGACGATGGACCCGCTCGACATCCTCGCGTGGCAGTATGACATCGTCTGCAATGGCGTCGAGCTGTCGTCGGGTGCCATCCGGAACCACAAGCCGGAGATCATGTACAAGGCGTTCGAGATTGCCGGCTACAGCCGCGAGGATGTCGACACGAATTTCGCGGGCATGATCAATGCGTTCAAATATGGCGCGCCGCCCCACGGCGGTTCCGCGCCCGGCGTGGACCGCATCGTCATGCTGCTGGCCGACCAGCCGAACATCCGCGAAGTGATCGTCTTCCCGATGACGCAGAAGGCCGAGGACCTGATGATGCAGGCGCCGGCGCCTGCGACGCTCAAGCAGCTTCGGGAACTGCATATCCGGATCGTCGAGCCGCAGAAGGGTTGA
- a CDS encoding DUF2062 domain-containing protein has translation MPRKRLVRAFRESMPSRESLEQNRFVKPVAHRVLAPELWRFTRRSVPRGVALGLLVGIFLLIPGLQIAGAALLALPVRANVPLAAAMTFLSNPATTPFILAASYYVGSTMLGRSGDFSQVMALINNHAGVGDWMRWLFSETAPALLFGLAVVSVVCAAVGYLLSSLLWRSRLARKWRQRAHARLREPEMEGDAIELGLREQAS, from the coding sequence ATGCCCAGGAAGCGGCTGGTGCGGGCATTCCGCGAGTCCATGCCCAGCCGGGAAAGCCTTGAGCAGAACCGGTTCGTCAAGCCCGTGGCACACCGCGTGCTCGCACCGGAGCTGTGGCGCTTCACACGGCGGTCGGTGCCGCGCGGGGTCGCTCTTGGACTGCTGGTCGGCATCTTCCTGCTGATCCCGGGTCTGCAGATTGCCGGGGCGGCGCTGCTGGCATTGCCGGTGCGCGCCAATGTGCCGCTGGCCGCCGCCATGACCTTCCTGTCGAACCCGGCGACGACGCCCTTCATCCTGGCCGCCTCTTATTATGTCGGCTCGACCATGCTGGGGCGTTCGGGCGATTTCAGCCAGGTGATGGCACTCATCAACAATCATGCCGGCGTGGGCGACTGGATGCGCTGGCTCTTCTCCGAAACCGCGCCGGCTCTGCTGTTCGGCCTTGCGGTCGTTTCGGTCGTATGTGCGGCGGTCGGCTATCTCCTTTCCTCGCTGCTGTGGCGCTCCCGCCTCGCACGGAAGTGGAGGCAGCGTGCGCATGCTCGCCTGCGCGAACCGGAGATGGAAGGCGACGCAATCGAACTCGGCCTGAGGGAACAGGCTTCGTGA
- the smpB gene encoding SsrA-binding protein SmpB, with protein MARPRPSTFNKVRTVAENRRARYDYAIEDVFEAGIALRGTEVKSLRFGEGSITESYAEVNDEEVWLVNSNIPEFSHGNRFNHEPRRARKLLLHQREIQKLHGAVARHGMTLVPLSVYFNERGKAKVELALARGKKAHDKRETIKERDWKREQGRLLRERG; from the coding sequence ATGGCCCGCCCGCGTCCATCCACCTTCAATAAGGTCAGGACCGTCGCCGAGAACCGGCGCGCTCGCTATGACTATGCCATCGAAGACGTGTTCGAGGCCGGCATCGCGCTGCGCGGCACGGAAGTGAAATCCCTGCGCTTCGGCGAGGGGTCGATCACGGAAAGTTATGCCGAAGTGAACGATGAGGAAGTGTGGCTCGTCAACAGCAACATTCCCGAGTTCAGCCACGGCAATCGCTTCAACCACGAGCCGCGCCGGGCTCGCAAGCTGCTGCTGCATCAGCGGGAGATCCAGAAACTCCATGGCGCGGTGGCGCGGCATGGCATGACCCTGGTGCCGCTGAGCGTCTATTTCAACGAGCGCGGCAAGGCGAAAGTCGAGCTTGCGCTGGCGCGGGGCAAGAAGGCCCATGACAAGCGCGAGACGATCAAGGAACGCGACTGGAAGCGCGAGCAGGGCCGGCTGCTGCGGGAGCGGGGCTGA
- a CDS encoding response regulator, producing MNPVPIIVAAAFFSALLLLWLLGDVVLAAGFGAAVIGGAALIWYAQRLFPSAQVDQAVVTDWTVTRAAAEAAGHAIAVTDRTGRMVCASDQYGEWFPGYPVPAEIKVSARDQERLAQAARAAWRDGEAEVAGLLRGSLQLDVHVLRTGRIDDYLLWRFASVRQASVMDDYLRIIEGQAGRQLSEAGIMCVMIGGEGRIRAANPAFTLRATGRPDSNIIGRDFSAYMRVDAKGRIFYAQEEQQATPVRMMQIPVRPEDPAGLLVLVMVDDNVPSVEGISSLAYVETLLSLLPFGLGMADRDGRLLFYNNAFARAAGIGPGDKPSYPGDLVIGEDQAAVAEAIRRYAIGPQMSGDLQVRLRGAPEESVSLSLAGVRGLGEAAVLLSLKDNSEETRLKRQVAQQTKMQAVGQLAGGVAHDFNNILTAIIGHCDLMLMRHTPGDSDYDDIQQVKANSNRAASLTRQLLAFSRQQTLRPQVLQLPDVVSEVSSLLKRLLGENIKLEVYHGRGLGTVRADPGQLEQVIVNLVVNARDAMPDGGTVTVRTFAVSAQDVRDLKNEIMPIGDYTGLSVGDTGVGIAPDLLGKIFEPFYTTKPVGRGTGLGLSTVYGIIKQSGGFIFPESQLGEGTVFKIYLPVHATSAEVGGSTAVTRKRPATETWGTGTILLVEDEDMVRSVAERALTRQGYTVVSASDGEQGLARLAQTEKVDLLISDVVMPGMDGPAMVRAARASYPDIPVLFMSGYAEEQLRKSIDIDNVAFLPKPFSVSQLAEAARDVLAAARGAG from the coding sequence GTGAATCCCGTGCCGATCATCGTTGCGGCGGCGTTCTTCAGTGCGCTTCTGCTGCTCTGGCTGCTGGGGGATGTTGTTCTGGCGGCCGGCTTCGGGGCAGCTGTGATCGGGGGCGCGGCGCTCATCTGGTATGCCCAGCGGCTTTTCCCGTCGGCACAGGTGGATCAGGCCGTGGTGACCGACTGGACGGTCACGCGGGCGGCTGCCGAGGCAGCGGGGCATGCGATTGCGGTCACTGACCGCACGGGCCGCATGGTCTGCGCGAGCGATCAATATGGGGAGTGGTTCCCAGGTTATCCGGTGCCGGCGGAAATCAAGGTTTCAGCGCGCGATCAGGAACGGCTCGCCCAGGCCGCCCGCGCGGCATGGCGTGATGGAGAGGCCGAAGTGGCCGGTCTGTTGCGCGGCAGCCTGCAGCTCGATGTCCATGTGCTGCGCACCGGCCGCATCGACGACTATCTGCTCTGGCGCTTCGCCAGCGTGCGGCAGGCCAGCGTCATGGACGATTATCTGCGCATCATAGAAGGGCAGGCGGGACGGCAGCTCTCCGAAGCAGGCATCATGTGCGTGATGATCGGGGGCGAGGGACGCATCCGGGCCGCCAACCCCGCTTTCACCCTGCGCGCGACCGGCAGGCCGGACAGCAACATCATCGGCCGCGATTTCTCCGCCTATATGCGCGTGGATGCCAAGGGCCGCATCTTCTATGCGCAGGAGGAGCAACAGGCGACGCCGGTTCGCATGATGCAGATTCCGGTGCGTCCGGAAGATCCCGCCGGCCTGCTGGTGCTCGTGATGGTCGACGACAATGTGCCGTCGGTCGAGGGCATTTCCAGCCTCGCTTATGTGGAGACGCTGCTTTCGCTACTGCCTTTCGGCCTGGGCATGGCCGATCGGGACGGGCGCCTGCTGTTCTACAACAATGCGTTCGCCCGGGCGGCCGGCATCGGGCCGGGCGACAAGCCGAGCTACCCCGGCGATCTGGTGATCGGCGAGGATCAGGCCGCTGTCGCCGAAGCGATCCGCCGCTATGCCATCGGCCCGCAGATGTCCGGCGATCTCCAGGTCCGCCTGCGCGGAGCCCCGGAGGAGTCCGTGTCGCTCAGCCTTGCCGGCGTGCGCGGTCTGGGCGAGGCGGCGGTGCTGCTCAGCCTCAAGGACAACAGCGAGGAGACACGTCTCAAGCGCCAGGTCGCCCAGCAGACCAAGATGCAGGCGGTCGGCCAGCTGGCGGGCGGCGTTGCTCATGATTTCAACAATATCCTCACTGCCATCATCGGCCATTGCGACCTGATGCTGATGCGCCATACGCCGGGCGACAGCGATTATGACGACATTCAGCAGGTCAAGGCCAATTCCAATCGCGCGGCATCGCTGACCCGGCAGTTGCTCGCCTTTTCGCGTCAGCAGACGCTCCGGCCGCAGGTCCTCCAGTTGCCTGACGTGGTATCGGAAGTATCGAGCCTGCTCAAGCGCCTGCTGGGCGAGAACATCAAGCTGGAAGTCTATCATGGCCGGGGCCTGGGCACCGTGCGGGCGGACCCGGGGCAGCTCGAGCAGGTGATCGTCAATCTCGTCGTCAATGCGCGGGACGCCATGCCGGACGGGGGAACAGTGACTGTCCGTACGTTCGCGGTGTCAGCGCAGGACGTGCGTGACCTCAAGAACGAGATCATGCCGATCGGCGACTATACCGGCCTCAGCGTCGGGGACACCGGCGTCGGCATCGCGCCCGATCTGCTCGGCAAGATCTTCGAGCCTTTCTATACCACCAAGCCCGTGGGGCGCGGGACCGGTCTGGGCCTTTCCACCGTCTACGGTATCATCAAGCAGTCCGGCGGCTTCATCTTCCCCGAATCGCAGTTGGGTGAGGGAACTGTCTTCAAGATCTATCTTCCAGTTCACGCCACCAGCGCGGAAGTGGGCGGGAGCACGGCAGTGACTCGCAAGCGCCCCGCCACCGAGACCTGGGGCACGGGCACCATTCTGCTGGTGGAGGATGAGGACATGGTCCGCAGCGTCGCCGAACGCGCGCTCACGAGGCAGGGCTATACGGTCGTCAGTGCCAGCGATGGCGAGCAGGGGCTGGCGCGCCTAGCGCAGACCGAGAAGGTCGATCTCCTCATTTCGGACGTGGTCATGCCGGGGATGGACGGCCCCGCCATGGTGCGAGCCGCCCGCGCATCCTATCCGGATATCCCGGTGCTCTTCATGTCAGGTTATGCGGAGGAACAGCTGCGCAAATCGATCGATATCGATAACGTCGCTTTCCTTCCGAAGCCGTTTTCCGTCTCCCAGCTGGCAGAAGCGGCGCGCGACGTGCTTGCAGCCGCGCGGGGGGCGGGCTGA
- a CDS encoding polyphosphate kinase 2 family protein produces MAIKLSDYEKGGNFEGDFDKALLKLQKRLEKIQVAHIVHKRRSVVMLEGWDAAGKGGIIKRMTALLDPRYFKVWSISAPTEDELGRHFLWRFWTRLPADRHIAIYDRSWYGRVLVERVESFCSEKEWKRGYDEINEFEAQQVDSGTAIVKLFVHITQKEQDRQLAQRLDDPFKRWKTGLEDYRNRAKRDAYVEAIKEMFARTDTRWAPWHVIDGNDRKSARIAALTCIADALEKHVPMDMPPADPVVIRLAQEAFGYDPDD; encoded by the coding sequence ATGGCCATCAAGCTTTCCGACTATGAGAAGGGCGGCAATTTCGAAGGCGACTTCGACAAGGCTCTGCTCAAGCTTCAGAAGCGGCTGGAGAAAATCCAGGTCGCGCATATCGTTCACAAGCGGCGCAGCGTCGTCATGCTGGAAGGCTGGGACGCGGCCGGCAAGGGCGGGATCATCAAGCGCATGACGGCGCTGCTCGATCCACGCTATTTCAAGGTCTGGTCCATATCGGCGCCCACTGAGGACGAACTCGGGCGGCATTTCCTCTGGCGGTTCTGGACGCGCCTCCCGGCGGACAGGCATATCGCGATCTATGATCGCAGCTGGTACGGGCGCGTGCTTGTCGAGCGGGTGGAAAGCTTCTGTTCCGAGAAGGAGTGGAAGCGCGGCTATGACGAGATCAACGAGTTCGAGGCGCAGCAGGTGGACAGTGGCACCGCCATCGTGAAGCTGTTCGTCCACATCACCCAGAAAGAGCAGGATCGCCAGCTCGCCCAGCGCCTGGACGATCCGTTCAAGCGCTGGAAGACCGGCCTTGAGGATTATCGCAACCGGGCGAAGCGGGACGCATATGTTGAAGCGATCAAGGAGATGTTCGCGCGGACCGACACGCGCTGGGCGCCCTGGCATGTGATCGACGGGAATGATCGCAAATCGGCGCGGATCGCGGCGCTCACTTGCATTGCCGACGCGCTGGAGAAGCATGTGCCGATGGACATGCCGCCAGCCGATCCGGTCGTGATCCGGCTGGCGCAAGAGGCCTTCGGCTACGATCCCGACGACTGA